The stretch of DNA TGCTCCTTCGTCAAGGTAAATGTAATTGCATCTATATGGGCAAAAAACCGCGATCCGAGACAACTACGCAGGCGTGGATCGCCATCATGCGTGCTCAGCAGCGCCTGCTGCGGGAAATCGAGAGCGACCTCAAGAAAGCCGGCCTGCCGCCGCTTGGCTGGTATGATGTGCTCTGGGAGTTGGCGCGCGCGGAGGAAGGCAAACTGCGCCCCTTCGAAATCGAAGAGCGGACGCTGCTCGCGCAATACAATCTCTCGCGGTTGATCGACCGGCTCGAACGCGAGGAGCTCGTCAGCCGCGAGACGTTCGCCGAAGACGGGCGCGGCCGATGGGTTGTCATTACGCCGGCCGGCCGGGCGCTTCGCGAACGCATGTGGACCGTTTATTCCAAGGCGATCGAGGTCCATGTCGGCTCGAAGCTTGACGAACCAGCCGCCACGGCGCTCGTGAATCTGCTAGCGCGATTTTCCGCCTAAGCGATGAGCGAGGCAGCTTTGGCATTCAGCGTCGTGAGCGCCTCCTTCGGCGCAAGGCGCACCTGCAGTCCGCGTTGACCGCCGTTCATGTAAACCAGAGGCTCAGTGAGCGTGGCCTCCTCCAGCGCCGTCGGAACCAGCTTTTTCTGGCCGAACGGGCTGATGCCGCCGACATGATATCCGGTCAGCCGCTCGGCATCGGCAGGCTTCATCATGTTTGCCGTCTTGCCGCCGAAGGCGCTGGCAAGCTTCTTCATGCTGACGTCGCGATCGGAGGGCACGACGACACAGACTGGCTTGCCGTCCACTTCCGCCATCAGCGTCTTCAGCACGCGATGCGGCTTTTCGCCGAGCGCTTGGGCGGCCTGGAGGCCGACGCGTTCGGCATCCGGATCATAGTCGTAGCGATGCACCGTGAAACTGACACCGGCTTTGGCAAGAACCTGCGTGGCGCGCGTCGTCTTGGACATATTATTTTTCGAATTCCGCCCCGTAGCTCTCAGGCTTGAAGCCGACCAGCAGCTTGCCGCCTGCTTCCAGAACCGGCCGTTTGATCATCGACGGCTGGCCGA from Rhizobium sp. 007 encodes:
- a CDS encoding MarR family winged helix-turn-helix transcriptional regulator; translation: MGKKPRSETTTQAWIAIMRAQQRLLREIESDLKKAGLPPLGWYDVLWELARAEEGKLRPFEIEERTLLAQYNLSRLIDRLEREELVSRETFAEDGRGRWVVITPAGRALRERMWTVYSKAIEVHVGSKLDEPAATALVNLLARFSA
- the ybaK gene encoding Cys-tRNA(Pro) deacylase, which translates into the protein MSKTTRATQVLAKAGVSFTVHRYDYDPDAERVGLQAAQALGEKPHRVLKTLMAEVDGKPVCVVVPSDRDVSMKKLASAFGGKTANMMKPADAERLTGYHVGGISPFGQKKLVPTALEEATLTEPLVYMNGGQRGLQVRLAPKEALTTLNAKAASLIA